A region of Anguilla rostrata isolate EN2019 chromosome 10, ASM1855537v3, whole genome shotgun sequence DNA encodes the following proteins:
- the slc20a2 gene encoding sodium-dependent phosphate transporter 2 isoform X2 produces the protein MDMEAYLWMVVVGFIIAFVLAFSVGANDVANSFGTAVGSGVVTLRQACILASIFETLGSMLLGAKVGETIRKGIIDVNLYNDTVPVLMAGEVSAMVGSAVWQLIASFLKLPISGTHCIVGSTIGFSMVAIGTKGVQWMQLVKIVASWFISPLLSGLMSGFLFFLIRYFILNRDDPVPNGLRALPLFYATTIGINTFSIMYTGAPLLGLEMLPVWAIALITLAGALLCAAGVWFLVCPWMRRKIASRLKKEQALSRISDESLDKIPEEEEVPVFKELPGAKGGDEAVVPLTGRAAEASAELSGLANGGTVLPNGRVYGRTHSMTNGCLKSPVSNGSFSFDGHMRSDGQVYHTVHKDSGLYKDLLHKIHLGRLDDDGGPRPAVENYRALRRNNSYTCYTAAICGMPVQPLLRSESAAAAAAAEDSEKLVGDSVSYSKKRVRYDSYSSYCNAVAEAEIEAEEGGVEMKLAAAGPLGGPEPLDDPADEDKEEKDKPQVFLLFHFLQILTACFGSFAHGGNDVSNAIGPLVALWMIYEQGGVMQDAATPIWLLLYGGLGICAGLWVWGRRVIQTMGKDLTPITPSSGFCIEVMSALTVLVASNVGIPISSTHCKVGSVVAVGWIRSKKGVDWRLFRNIFLAWFVTVPVAGLFSAAVMAVFVYGILPFV, from the exons ATGGATATGGAGGCGTACCTgtggatggtggtggtgggcttCATCATCGCCTTCGTCCTGGCCTTCTCCGTGGGGGCGAACGACGTGGCCAACTCCTTCGGCACGGCGGTGGGCTCGGGCGTGGTCACCCTGCGGCAGGCCTGCATCCTGGCCTCCATCTTCGAGACGCTGGGCTCCATGCTGCTGGGCGCCAAGGTGGGCGAGACCATCCGGAAGGGCATCATCGACGTCAACCTGTACAACGACACCGTGCCCGTGCTGATGGCCGGGGAGGTCAGCGCCATGGTCG GGTCGGCTGTCTGGCAGCTCATAGCTTCCTTCCTGAAGTTGCCCATTTCCGGGacacactgcattgtgggatcCACCATCGGGTTCTCTATGGTGGCCATTGGCACCAAGGGTGTGCAGTGGATGCAACTGGTGAAGATCG TTGCTTCCTGGttcatctctcctctcctctctggtctGATGTCTGGGTTCCTGTTCTTCCTGATCAGATACTTCATCTTGAACAGG GACGACCCTGTTCCCAACGGCCTACGCGCTCTACCTCTGTTCTACGCCACCACCATCGGCATCAACACCTTCTCCATCATGTACACTGGAGCTCCCC TACTGGGTCTGGAGATGCTGCCAGTTTGGGCGATAGCTCTGATAACGCTGGCAGGTGCGCTGTTGTGTGCAGCCGGCGTCTGGTTCTTAGTGTGCCCGTGGATGAGAAGGAAAATCGCAA GTCGGCTGAAGAAGGAGCAGGCCCTGTCCCGCATTTCGGACGAGAGCCTGGATAAGAtcccggaggaggaggaggtgccggTGTTTAAGGAGCTGCCGGGGGCCAAGGGCGGAGACGAGGCTGTGGTCCCCCTGACTGGCCGAGCGGCCGAGGCTTCGGCTGAGCTGAGCGGCTTAGCCAATGGGGGCACAGTGCTGCCCAATGGGCGGGTCTATG GGAGGACCCACTCCATGACCAACGGCTGCCTGAAGTCCCCGGTGTCCAACGGCAGCTTCTCGTTCGACGGGCACATGCGCAGCGACGGGCAGGTCTACCACACGGTGCACAAGGACTCCGGCCTGTACAAGGACCTGCTGCACAAGATCCACCTGGGTCGCCTGGACGACGACGGCGGGCCGCGGCCGGCCGTCGAGAACTACCGCGCGCTGCGCCGCAACAACAGCTACACGTGCTACACGGCGGCCATCTGCGGCATGCCGGTGCAGCCGCTGCTGCGCAGCgagagcgccgccgccgccgccgccgccgaggaCAGCGAGAAGCTGGTGGGCGACAGCGTCTCGTACTCCAAGAAGCGCGTGCGCTACGACAGCTACTCCAGCTACTGCAACGCCGTGGCGGAGGCGGAGATCGAGGCGGAGGAGGGCGGCGTGGAGATGAAGCTGGCCGCCGCCGGCCCGCTCGGCGGGCCGGAGCCGCTGGACGACCCCGCCGACGAGGACAAGGAGGAGAAGGACAAGCCGCAGGTCTTCCTGCTCTTCCACTTCCTGCAGATCCTCACCGCCTGCTTCGGCTCCTTCGCCCACGGAGGCAACGACGTCAG TAACGCTATTGGCCCCCTGGTGGCGCTGTGGATGATCTACGAGCAGGGCGGGGTGATGCAGGATGCTGCCACGCCCATCTGGCTGCTGCTGTATGGGGGTTTGGGaatctgtgctggtctgtgggtgtgggggCGCAGGGTGATTCAGACCATGGGGAAAGACCTGACCCCCATCACCCCCTCTAG TGGGTTTTGCATTGAAGTAATGAGTGCTCTAACTGTGCTTGTTGCCTCAAATGTGGGCATCCCAATAAGTTCCACTCACTGCAAG GTGGGCTCGGTGGTGGCGGTGGGCTGGATCCGGTCCAAGAAGGGGGTGGACTGGCGGCTGTTCCGGAACATCTTCCTGGCCTGGTTCGTCACCGTGCCGGTGGCCGGCCTCTTCAGCGCCGCCGTCATGGCGGTCTTCGTGTACGGCATCCTGCCCTTCGTCTAA
- the slc20a2 gene encoding sodium-dependent phosphate transporter 2 isoform X1, translating to MDMEAYLWMVVVGFIIAFVLAFSVGANDVANSFGTAVGSGVVTLRQACILASIFETLGSMLLGAKVGETIRKGIIDVNLYNDTVPVLMAGEVSAMVGSAVWQLIASFLKLPISGTHCIVGSTIGFSMVAIGTKGVQWMQLVKIVASWFISPLLSGLMSGFLFFLIRYFILNRDDPVPNGLRALPLFYATTIGINTFSIMYTGAPLLGLEMLPVWAIALITLAGALLCAAGVWFLVCPWMRRKIASRLKKEQALSRISDESLDKIPEEEEVPVFKELPGAKGGDEAVVPLTGRAAEASAELSGLANGGTVLPNGRVYGRTHSMTNGCLKSPVSNGSFSFDGHMRSDGQVYHTVHKDSGLYKDLLHKIHLGRLDDDGGPRPAVENYRALRRNNSYTCYTAAICGMPVQPLLRSESAAAAAAAEDSEKLVGDSVSYSKKRVRYDSYSSYCNAVAEAEIEAEEGGVEMKLAAAGPLGGPEPLDDPADEDKEEKDKPQVFLLFHFLQILTACFGSFAHGGNDVSNAIGPLVALWMIYEQGGVMQDAATPIWLLLYGGLGICAGLWVWGRRVIQTMGKDLTPITPSSGFTIELASALTVVFASNIGLPVSTTHCKVGSVVAVGWIRSKKGVDWRLFRNIFLAWFVTVPVAGLFSAAVMAVFVYGILPFV from the exons ATGGATATGGAGGCGTACCTgtggatggtggtggtgggcttCATCATCGCCTTCGTCCTGGCCTTCTCCGTGGGGGCGAACGACGTGGCCAACTCCTTCGGCACGGCGGTGGGCTCGGGCGTGGTCACCCTGCGGCAGGCCTGCATCCTGGCCTCCATCTTCGAGACGCTGGGCTCCATGCTGCTGGGCGCCAAGGTGGGCGAGACCATCCGGAAGGGCATCATCGACGTCAACCTGTACAACGACACCGTGCCCGTGCTGATGGCCGGGGAGGTCAGCGCCATGGTCG GGTCGGCTGTCTGGCAGCTCATAGCTTCCTTCCTGAAGTTGCCCATTTCCGGGacacactgcattgtgggatcCACCATCGGGTTCTCTATGGTGGCCATTGGCACCAAGGGTGTGCAGTGGATGCAACTGGTGAAGATCG TTGCTTCCTGGttcatctctcctctcctctctggtctGATGTCTGGGTTCCTGTTCTTCCTGATCAGATACTTCATCTTGAACAGG GACGACCCTGTTCCCAACGGCCTACGCGCTCTACCTCTGTTCTACGCCACCACCATCGGCATCAACACCTTCTCCATCATGTACACTGGAGCTCCCC TACTGGGTCTGGAGATGCTGCCAGTTTGGGCGATAGCTCTGATAACGCTGGCAGGTGCGCTGTTGTGTGCAGCCGGCGTCTGGTTCTTAGTGTGCCCGTGGATGAGAAGGAAAATCGCAA GTCGGCTGAAGAAGGAGCAGGCCCTGTCCCGCATTTCGGACGAGAGCCTGGATAAGAtcccggaggaggaggaggtgccggTGTTTAAGGAGCTGCCGGGGGCCAAGGGCGGAGACGAGGCTGTGGTCCCCCTGACTGGCCGAGCGGCCGAGGCTTCGGCTGAGCTGAGCGGCTTAGCCAATGGGGGCACAGTGCTGCCCAATGGGCGGGTCTATG GGAGGACCCACTCCATGACCAACGGCTGCCTGAAGTCCCCGGTGTCCAACGGCAGCTTCTCGTTCGACGGGCACATGCGCAGCGACGGGCAGGTCTACCACACGGTGCACAAGGACTCCGGCCTGTACAAGGACCTGCTGCACAAGATCCACCTGGGTCGCCTGGACGACGACGGCGGGCCGCGGCCGGCCGTCGAGAACTACCGCGCGCTGCGCCGCAACAACAGCTACACGTGCTACACGGCGGCCATCTGCGGCATGCCGGTGCAGCCGCTGCTGCGCAGCgagagcgccgccgccgccgccgccgccgaggaCAGCGAGAAGCTGGTGGGCGACAGCGTCTCGTACTCCAAGAAGCGCGTGCGCTACGACAGCTACTCCAGCTACTGCAACGCCGTGGCGGAGGCGGAGATCGAGGCGGAGGAGGGCGGCGTGGAGATGAAGCTGGCCGCCGCCGGCCCGCTCGGCGGGCCGGAGCCGCTGGACGACCCCGCCGACGAGGACAAGGAGGAGAAGGACAAGCCGCAGGTCTTCCTGCTCTTCCACTTCCTGCAGATCCTCACCGCCTGCTTCGGCTCCTTCGCCCACGGAGGCAACGACGTCAG TAACGCTATTGGCCCCCTGGTGGCGCTGTGGATGATCTACGAGCAGGGCGGGGTGATGCAGGATGCTGCCACGCCCATCTGGCTGCTGCTGTATGGGGGTTTGGGaatctgtgctggtctgtgggtgtgggggCGCAGGGTGATTCAGACCATGGGGAAAGACCTGACCCCCATCACCCCCTCTAG TGGATTCACTATTGAACTGGCATCGGCGCTCACTGTTGTGTTCGCCTCCAATATTGGACTCCCAGTCAGTACCACACACTGCAAG GTGGGCTCGGTGGTGGCGGTGGGCTGGATCCGGTCCAAGAAGGGGGTGGACTGGCGGCTGTTCCGGAACATCTTCCTGGCCTGGTTCGTCACCGTGCCGGTGGCCGGCCTCTTCAGCGCCGCCGTCATGGCGGTCTTCGTGTACGGCATCCTGCCCTTCGTCTAA